The genomic region TTATGGGCTGTATTACTTCTAGCATCAACTATCcaattatgatttttcttctcataaTTGTTTTGGACCCCTGAAATGAAATTTATGACAattgatttttacttttttaggaTATTGCTTCTCTGATTTAATTTTGggtaaatatatttattaacaaaattagTTCACTAAATTTATCTTCAAATAAACAGTATGAGAGGCCCAACTTAGTTAACCATGGTGGATTGTAGAGGTGGCCCAATTCAATGATAGGTTATTCAACCAGAAAAACCCAATTCTATTATATGGGTGAGGCCCAGAATATATTCTTCGGAATTTATTCTACGGCCAAAAATTCGGAGGCACCGGATTGCTAAATGCTTACCATCAGTACAAGCTCGGCCCAAACAAAACTTTTAGGCTCAAGATGTTGCAGGCCGAATGGGCCATAAATAAACCCTTTTCTATGATTTTTCTgcccccccaaaaaagaaagagaatccATTCCATATTTCCACACCACACCACCAGCCATAGAGCATTCGCCAAATTTTGCAATTAGAGATTATGGGAGATACACAgcttaaaaatgaataatacaAACTATTTATACTAAATGATTTGAAGTTTTCTtaactttgtttaaaaaaaaaaaaattttgactaGGTAAGTAAGAGAAGGGGGTTGCTGAGCAGGTGAAGTTCGAATCCCAATTCTTAAACATCACAAAAGGTGCTTGAACCATTGAGATGTCCTAAAACACTGAGTTTTCTTAACAAAATATATTGCACTCAATTTCAACTATTCAAACCCTTCATttcaatacaaaaatatttaaaaatttagttagcATGCATAAACATTACTCTAAAAACAACTCCTCTCAAATTGAGATACATATAAGAAGAATTAAATAtctaattataataaattcaagGATACAACTTGTTCCATGACTTGTTGTgagttgtgaaaaaataaaagtgatgtaagTTGTGAAAAGAAATTGTCCACCATTTACAACTTGTTATCTCGTcatgttttgaaaaaatattatggaaCAAGTCATGTCTATAAtaatgtgtttttgttttttagtttaaagaaaagtatgtaattttatttgagAATATAAAAGAGTATAGAGCATCAGTATCCGCTATAATAAGCGAATCCACAACGTGGGAGGACATTCTTCTAGTCAAATACAAGTCTAGaagcataaacaacaacaagtTTAGTaggtttattatatgttcttGTTAAACGATCGAATCGCTCAGTCAAAATTACTTATGACAGGTCAAACCAGGACAAATGGGTGATTCAAGTTTTGCAAGTTATTAGACACTCTTAGTACTAGAGAATAGTGACCTATTTAGTAATAAGTAAAACTCAGTGTATAATTGTGTATACATGTAgcagaataaaaaatttgggttgCTTGGCAAAAGGATGTGTCTTTGTCATTTCTTAataaaatctcatattttactcaaaaaaattcacaatcttTTCACAATGAAAGTGGTGTAGTGTAGCAATTGTGAAAGTAATATTACTTCAATCATAACTTGTCGTTTTaacaagttgtaaaaaaatttgtagccCTACCATCACTAATTAAGAACCAATGCTCAAATTTAATAGTATTTATTAGTTTTCCTAAAAAATGCTAGAAAGAATTTGATAGTAAAACATTTTTCATCTACTCAAAAATTcaacgtttttattttttattttttggttaaaaggtaTATTTTAAGAAACCAGGAGTTAGTCACAGGGGTGGAGGTATTACATAATATGTTACAAAAAAGACCAAAGAGGTCTTGCATTAAAAGATAAGACAACTCCACAGGCGAAGAGTCTAATATACAAAAATCTTGTTGAAGGGATACAACTTTCCTGGCCAGAGCATCAGCAAAGGTATTTGCCTCTCTATAGCAATGTTGGATTTTCCAGAGAGGCAACCAGTTCAGCAAGTTCCTGCAGTCATCAATAATAAGTGCATAGTTAGCAAAAGATACACCATTGTTTGACAGAAGGTGGATCATAGATTTAGCATCAAGCTCAATTTCAACAGCTTGGACTTGTAATTGCAAATAGAGGATTAGGTCATCCCTTACTACCCACAATTCATCTTCAATGCTGTTAGCTGAGCCTATAAATCTAGTGTAACTCTTAACCCATCTCCCTTGATGGTCTCTTATTAGACCACCACCTCCAGCAAGCCCAGGGCATCCAAGAGCAAATCTATCTGAATTTAGCTTGAGCCAGTTTTGTCTAGGGAATTCCCATCTCACTAGAATGTCAATTTTTCAGCTGCTTGTCCCTTGGTTAGAAACCAAGCAAAAGAATTCGGATGCAAGGAATTCAACATCCCTAATCAAAGAAGGGTTTATATGAAGATTTTGAAAGCTGCATCTGTTTCTTTAGAGCCATAAATTCCAAATACTGAAAACGAAAGAAGGAATTCCCCAGGAAAGGTGTATTAGGCATGAGAGTCTCTTTGCAAGAGTTTTCTTTTAACCATGCAGACCAAGGGGAGTCAAAAAGAAACTTCAATTTTgtactatcattttttttaataagaaattttataaactcATACAAAAACTAGTATAATTAGTACCACATTAATAACATAACATATactagtaaataaatataaaaaaatatcttttagttttatatttaaaaattgatatatcTATTATTAAATgggaaaattacaacttatcaaCATGTGATTTGATGAAATTTGAGTTACCTacctgtgatttgaaatttgacattttacccaCCTAAAATTAGCCCAATTAGAGTTTCATAACCCATTTATGTTAAAAATAGGTTTAAATAAGCAATTTTGctccacttttatgtctctttcttccaaaaacaaaaaaaatacataaaattacAAGATCAAAATCAATCAAGCAGAACACTTACATTATAAGATTTCAAACTATAAgcagacaacttaaattttagtcaacctcaagtgggtaaagtgtcaaattttaaaccataggtacacaacttaaattttggccaAACCACATACTATAGCCCATGGGAAATTtaccaaagaagaaaatgatttaTTTGATATTATGGATGACTTGTTACGGATGGACCGTTTCGTTTTTGTAGCTTGGTCTGGTCTATTGCTCTTTCCTTGTGCTTATTTCGCGTTAGGACAATgaatactatttttatattgttttgttcATTTAATTTCAATATTCAATATTATTAGACATTATTCATCATAATCTGAATAATAATTAGAATTGTAATACTTATAGTATTATAGTGTGCTATTTTAAAAAAGATGCTATTGTTATATAGAAAAATTCCCATTCAAGTTGATTTCATCCAATTAAACGGTTGACCAAAAgagaattttaataaataataaattacctGAACTTAGATCAATCAAATACTTCTATTTCGATGCAACGATTCGATCTAACGAATTTGTCCATGTAGATTGATTGTACCTGCGTCGgcgagtaaaaaaagaaaaaataaagatttacaaaaaactaaattcaaatttatataaaaaaaattggattgatTAGGGGAGCGAACTAGATGTATGTACTCTAATTAGTAATTAATATAAGAAAACCCTTGTGAATGTTTCAAAAATGATTCTATAAGAtaaatttaccctaattaaaaataaacttaaaaaaaaaaaaaaactaaaaactaaaaagaaactCTCACTAAACCTCAAAATAAACCTCCCAAAAAAACCGAACTCGCCCCGACCCATCCCATGACTCGTTCCGTTTTTCTGTCTTCTTTCTTCCCTTCTGTTAGCTCATCTGTCTTCCGTCTCTGTCTCATCTTTGCCGCCGTCGCCGCCGGTTTTCCCAGCCTCATAATCTCAGGTAAACATTGGATATGACTCTCTGATATTCACTGTGAAATCTCTTCTTCCATTccgtaactctctctctctctctctcttcttaaaCATGAATCTAGCATATGCTTATTTTACTTGCTTTTAAAATCGAAACTTCAAATTGTTCAATGAAAACTAAGCAAAAATTTTATGTGGGTCTGAACAGATATGGTGTATTTTTACTTTCCCCAGTTGCCTTGTTGATATATGATTATGTTCTGTGCTCATATGCTCATATGCCCATAtgccattttttctttttttgatatcaTAGTCGtgagtttggattttatattctAATTAGACAtagtcatttttttagttcaccaAGATTTTTGCATGATTGCACTGACAGTTTATACTGCACAAAGAATTTTATTACTATGAATGCTTTCCAGTGTTTTGAAGTTGTGTTACTTGTGATCAACAATGACACAGCAGTTTTTCGTTTGTCTTTGGACAATGAACAGTTTTGATAAACGATTCAACACATATAAGCATAAACTAGCCCAGACCTACATAAAAGAGCTCTCAAGGTCAGCACATTGTTGGATTGCGGTTGCGTTTGAGATTAAAGTTTAaagttaacattttttttattattattattattattgttattattataagactatttagcttatttttgttactattcatggctttcactgcactttttggtcaCACTgaactatttcaactaatttttacctttttctatAGTGCTTTTAGCacaaagttttcagtttcagctaaataagctgtttCTAAACGCCATGTTCATGGTAAACAGGACTaagtaatttttctttttgtttttctctttttcctaaTTCAGAGAGAATATTGGGTTTTAAATGAATCAGCCACTTTTTAAAGTTATGTAACTCAGAGTCTCAGACTATaaattgggggaaaaaaaacacctTAATATAATTTTGTCTACTCATTACTGTCTGATTCATGAATTGATGTTGTAAGTGTGTGACAAAGTTCAAAACTTGaaacaaatcacaacaaaattcTGGGTCACTAACTATTATGTATGTATGTTCATACATAATGTTTATGTGCTTAAtaatgagttttatttattttgatgaatatGAATGTTCTTTGTAGGTGAACATACTTGTTGTAGCGAGAGACTGACTAGTATTTGCAGTGGCAAAATTTCATCCACATGAAGTTTGTGAgtttcttactttctttctGCATAATCAAAGAATATGAGCTAGATATGTACTGGTTTTTCTGTGTGCATgtatatattattgaaattcTGTTTTTGGGGGTGTggttttatttcataattttgcAGACATGTTTGAGtaaatttggggtttttatatCTTTCACCATGTCATATTGTCAATGTGTCTGGGTTTAGGATCTTATTTAAACATAGATATGTTGTGTGTGTTATTTAAATTCTGGTTTATGGGGGTTGattaaatttcattgttttgcAGACATGTTTGAGCAGAGGTGGGGGTTTTCATTTCCCACCATGTCACATAGTCAATGTATGTGGGTTTAGGATATTATTCGATTGCCCCATGGACCTTTCAGCTCTTTCAATCTTCTCTCCTGTTCCCACTGGTTTTGATGCTGAGGTGGATGTTAAAGTTTCCGACTTTCAAGATTCTAGTTCTTCAAGTTCAGATTCTGTTGCTAGAAAAAGGCAGAAAATCGACAAGCCCCTTGATGTAAATGATTTGATTTATGCAGTGCCTTGGTACAAAACTGTTAATAACTTGCACCTGTGGAATGTGTCTTTTATTGATATTGTattaatctcaagcccaatgGGTATGCTAGGATTACCGTTTCTTACTCGGATGAAGGGTTTTTCCGCTAAGGTATGACACAATTGGGTGGCgatattaatttattctttccCAATAATGTTGATAAGATTTTCATAATTTTGGTGGGTGAATTTGTCAGATATATGTAACTGAAGTAACAGCTAGACTTGGGCAGCTTATGATGGAGGAGCTTGTTTCAATGCATATGGAATTCAGGCAATTTTATGGGCCTGAGGGGTCTAGTTTCCCTCAATGGATGAGTTGGGAAGAGCTTGAATTGCTTCCATCTTCTCTGAGAGAAGTAGTTTTAGGCAAAGATGGGACAGAGCTAGGTGCTTGGGTGCCCTTGTACAGGTAACTGATGTTTCATTTGATAGTCTATAGAGTCCTTTCTTGGTGAAATTTTTTCAATGCATACTTGCACTGCATCTTTGTCTTAATCTAGTACTTTTATATGTCAATTTTTCAAGTACTAAGTTATTATCAAGTAAAAGCTCTGTCAATTTATTGTGTTCAGTGtatgtttttaatataatttatcacttcttatcaaaataaatgaataaataagtGGAACTTCTCAGTGCAGCTGATGTGACAGATTGCACACAGAAGGTTCAGACACTTAGATATGCTGAAGAGACCTGCTACAATGGCACATTGATCATAAAAGCTTTCAGCTCTGGTTTAGAAATAGGCACTTGTAATTGGACAATAAATGGTCCAAAAAGAGATGTTGCTTTTATTTCAAACTCTATCTTTCTTCCTGCTCATGCGATGAAATTTGATTATCGTTCTCTTCAATCGAATGATATCGTATTATATTCAGATTTCTCATCCTTGGATGCCATGGAAAATGTTGAGGGTGATGATGGTTTCTCTATTCCCACTACCGACAGTATGTCGACTCTCAGGTATTATCACTTTCTGTGGTTTTGTTAGCTGTCTTGTTAGGTTCTATGTTTTTTACTAGATGCTTTATTGTAGCTattatattgattttattttttacaaatttatggAGTTCTTATTTATCAATAAATGGAGATATTGAACATTTTTTACCTTTGCAAGTAACTTGCATAGCAtggacaacaacaacaataattgGGAAGAGTCAGTTGAATCCTTACTTAATACAGATGAGAGTTTGGAAGAACAGGAGAAACTGTCTTATCTCTGCTACTGTGCTATAGCTTCTCTTAAAGTTGGTGGTTCTGTCCTCATTCCCATCAATCGACTTGGAACTCTTCTGCAGCTTCTGGAGCAGATATCAGCTTCACTAGAATCTTCAACACTGAAGGTAGCTcttaccttttttcttttcttcttttggaagGTGGGGGGGAGGTTGGTCAGACTTGTATAGACAGTTGCTGTAAATTAGGCTACAAGATTAGGTAACTTTTTCCTGATGGCTCTTGACTTTTGATAAGAGCCAATCCTGAACTGAAGCAATGTAGTCCAGGTATAAACTATAAAGGAGATGCCTTGGCAATCAAACCTCACTAGGTGACATATAGCTTAGGTGTGTTTAGGTGGAAAAACCTTGGTTTAATCTTTCAAAGTGTGTGTCCTTTCTGCACATCTATCACATACTCAATTTGaattcttgtatttttatgttacCACAACAGCAAATCTAGGAGGCCCTCTTTTTTCCTATCACTTTGTTCTCTATAAATGGTCTAGTTGATTGGTTGTCTCCTTTGCATTAACCTAATGTTGCTTATTCTACATATCTACATAATCCTTTTGCATATGGTTGGATAATACTTTCTTTTGTCAAATCATTCATCAAAGTTCTCAATGGAGTGCCAGCTGTATGATAAAGGCTGTAATCTGAACCCTTTGCAACTTCTGAGTGAAATTCCCcctcttttgtttttaagtcTGACGTGAAATTCCTTTGGTGGTTCAGCAATGTCATAGGAATAAATTAGTTATATTGCTGTAACTAAAGAGGTATAATTGGCCAGTGAAATTATTGCTGCAATGAACAGAGGGTTGAAACTTCATTTTAAACACTTTTCCATTTAAGAAATGTTAAAATGTGCATTACTGATGTCAATGCCTTGGCTTATGAGTAGGACATGCTTCTTATTCATATGAAATTGATGATTCCTAACTTCTAATCAAATCATTAACCATGTTGTAGGTTCCTATATATGTTATTTCTTCTATAGCTGAAGAACTATTGGCATACACCAATGTCATTCCAGAATGGCTATGCAAAGAGCGGCAAGAAAAGGTAAAACAGATCTATAGACTTATTGCTTGCAGCTGCATGGAGCTTTTCTTAATGCACAACATTCTAAAGTTAGACATCATACTATCTTGATTGGTGTCGCAGTTGTTTTCTGGTGAGCCATTGTTTTCACACATTGAGCTCATAAAAGACAAGAAGCTTCATGTATTTCCTGCTGTTCATTCGCCTAAATTGTTGTAAGAGTTTCcctcccttttttctttgtttgaataCTTATTGTGAACTTACTGGCTGgcattgttgaaattttttcattaatcttTTGGTCTAAATATTATTCTCTGTGTGGATCATTTATTACACACTATTCAGGTAGCAACACATCAGAAGACAACATGTATTTGTGATAATGAAtctaaaaaatgtaatttgtagtTAAACACCACTGAATGGTTACTTTACCATTATCACCAACGTGTACTGTATCAGTATGTAATCTGTGTTCACAGCACCAAACTGACATTTTGTTCATAGAACTAATTGGCAGGAACCTTGCATTGTATTTGCTCCTCACTGGAGTCTACGGCTTGGTCCAGTTGTTCATTTTCTTCGACGTTGGTGTGGGGATCCAAACTCTTTGCTTGTCCTAGAGGTGCAATGTTGTGAATAACTTCACTGACTTTTGtgtttcttatttaattatattttattgaaattgcaTGTTGGACTGAAACCTATCACTATTTGATATAATTGGGATAGTTTTATTAAAAAGCATAACACGAATGCACAACTCTGCAGAGTAGACTGGATGCTGAGTTGGCACTCTTGCCTTTCAAGCCAATGGCAATGAAGGTTCTTCAGTGCTCATTTCTCTCTGGAATAAAGTAAGGGTTTCTTTCCTCTGTATGGGGTGCTGACGTGCTGTATTACTTTACTTTGTGGGAATACACTCCATTGCCTATTTCTTATTGTCTCCTTTCTCAtgccttctcttcatcatcctCTTGTATACACatacattcttttcttttctttctttctgtttttttttttggaaatgaaGGGGGGTTGGGGGGTGGTTAACATATTAAAACCTGAAGACAGTAGCACTATGCACTTACATTTGGTGCATTGCACTTAAGAGGATTGAAACTGTCAGTGCCACCTAAGTGCAACTATGTGAAAATATCTAGAATTTTCAATAACTCTTGCACCACTTGGCTTTACTATGTTTTGCCACTTATTCTAGAATTCAGGGACATGAGCAGGTCTCCAAAATGGAGTCTATAATTATTTGGATATTGCGGTCTTTCTAATGAACAATATTGAGTATAAGAAATCTATTATTTGGCCCTGCCCCACCAAGCATGAGTTACATTTGAAGCTGAGGCATTAAACAGCTATTTGCATGTTATATAAGTGCCCTGTCATGATTGAATACTCTGCTGTTCAGAAGGCGATCAATGTTGTTttgaaataattcaaaaaagTGTGATTCTGTACAAGAAGTTGAACTGCCATACCACTCTTTTGCAGCAAGCAATCTCGAATTTTGGGCCTAATTTTTTTGCAACTCCACTGAACTTAACTGTTGGTTTCAACTTTTCTACTTTGTTTTGacttttatcctttttttagGTTGCCAAAAGTTCAGCCTTTGCTGAAGATATTGCAGCCAAAAATTGTTCTGGTAATTTTATCCTACTTCTCTTGGTAttcatatattttcttaaagCTGCATAAGATTTTATTTATCAGTCTAATCAGTCcactctcctcttttttttcctgcttTATGTAGTTACCTGAGGATTTTAAGCAACAAACCAGATTTACAAATGCTAATTCATTCTCTGTCATTCACTATTCTGAAAATGCATCAACACGTATACCAAGCTTGAAGGACAGTTCAGAACTAGAAATTGCAACTGACTTGGCTCTCCAGTTCCAATGGAGAAATTTAAAGCATGAAAACATGAATGTCACAAGATTAAAAGGAGAGCTCTCAGTATATCGTGGCAAGCAACGGCTACTCTCTGGAAGTGAGCAGGCAAAATCCTCCAAGATAAGGCCACTGCTACACTGGGGTTCACCTGATTTGGAAAAACTTctaaatatattatcaaatattgGCATTTATGGATCTGTAGAACAATGCATGGGCAATGGTGAATCAGAAAAAGCTTGTATAGTACATGTCCATGAACCTAAAAAAGCTTTGATTGAAATAGGAACGAGTACTATCATTAGTGCTGGTGATGAGAATTTAGCCTCTAAAATTTTTGAAGCTATAGATAGAGTTTTGGAAGGCATTTAAAGAAGGGAATTCTTCTCTTTACGTGAATCATTGTCTAGATATTTTGCACAAGCATATACCCAAATATATAGACTAAGGCTTCATTGTTGTTGTATATATCCTGATGTAAATGGTTATTTATCGGTAAATGACGTATCATTGACTGGTGACATGCAGctgtttctttgtttggtttgtcAAGATGGAATTTAGTTAAATAGAGTGGGTTTGGATCCAGCGT from Castanea sativa cultivar Marrone di Chiusa Pesio chromosome 11, ASM4071231v1 harbors:
- the LOC142614934 gene encoding uncharacterized protein LOC142614934 isoform X2, producing MKFTCLSRGGGFHFPPCHIVNVCGFRILFDCPMDLSALSIFSPVPTGFDAEVDVKVSDFQDSSSSSSDSVARKRQKIDKPLDVNDLIYAVPWYKTVNNLHLWNVSFIDIVLISSPMGMLGLPFLTRMKGFSAKIYVTEVTARLGQLMMEELVSMHMEFRQFYGPEGSSFPQWMSWEELELLPSSLREVVLGKDGTELGAWVPLYSAADVTDCTQKVQTLRYAEETCYNGTLIIKAFSSGLEIGTCNWTINGPKRDVAFISNSIFLPAHAMKFDYRSLQSNDIVLYSDFSSLDAMENVEGDDGFSIPTTDSMSTLSMDNNNNNWEESVESLLNTDESLEEQEKLSYLCYCAIASLKVGGSVLIPINRLGTLLQLLEQISASLESSTLKVPIYVISSIAEELLAYTNVIPEWLCKERQEKLFSGEPLFSHIELIKDKKLHVFPAVHSPKLLTNWQEPCIVFAPHWSLRLGPVVHFLRRWCGDPNSLLVLESRLDAELALLPFKPMAMKVLQCSFLSGIKLPKVQPLLKILQPKIVLLPEDFKQQTRFTNANSFSVIHYSENASTRIPSLKDSSELEIATDLALQFQWRNLKHENMNVTRLKGELSVYRGKQRLLSGSEQAKSSKIRPLLHWGSPDLEKLLNILSNIGIYGSVEQCMGNGESEKACIVHVHEPKKALIEIGTSTIISAGDENLASKIFEAIDRVLEGI
- the LOC142614934 gene encoding uncharacterized protein LOC142614934 isoform X1 → MKFTCLSRGGGFHFPPCHIVNVCGFRILFDCPMDLSALSIFSPVPTGFDAEVDVKVSDFQDSSSSSSDSVARKRQKIDKPLDVNDLIYAVPWYKTVNNLHLWNVSFIDIVLISSPMGMLGLPFLTRMKGFSAKIYVTEVTARLGQLMMEELVSMHMEFRQFYGPEGSSFPQWMSWEELELLPSSLREVVLGKDGTELGAWVPLYSAADVTDCTQKVQTLRYAEETCYNGTLIIKAFSSGLEIGTCNWTINGPKRDVAFISNSIFLPAHAMKFDYRSLQSNDIVLYSDFSSLDAMENVEGDDGFSIPTTDSMSTLSNLHSMDNNNNNWEESVESLLNTDESLEEQEKLSYLCYCAIASLKVGGSVLIPINRLGTLLQLLEQISASLESSTLKVPIYVISSIAEELLAYTNVIPEWLCKERQEKLFSGEPLFSHIELIKDKKLHVFPAVHSPKLLTNWQEPCIVFAPHWSLRLGPVVHFLRRWCGDPNSLLVLESRLDAELALLPFKPMAMKVLQCSFLSGIKLPKVQPLLKILQPKIVLLPEDFKQQTRFTNANSFSVIHYSENASTRIPSLKDSSELEIATDLALQFQWRNLKHENMNVTRLKGELSVYRGKQRLLSGSEQAKSSKIRPLLHWGSPDLEKLLNILSNIGIYGSVEQCMGNGESEKACIVHVHEPKKALIEIGTSTIISAGDENLASKIFEAIDRVLEGI